A section of the Streptococcus oriscaviae genome encodes:
- the metE gene encoding 5-methyltetrahydropteroyltriglutamate--homocysteine S-methyltransferase, translating into MSTTIIGFPRIGEHRELKFITEKYFRQEIAQEELLAAAKDLRAKHWQIVKEAGITEIPSNDFSHYDNVLDAAVLFNIVPQSIQALDLTDLEKYFALARGYQGEKGDVRARPMKKWFNTNYHYIAPAIEKDTEIKLAGHKIFDEFQEAKDLGIITRPVLVGPFTLLQLTEFEDGVTAADVAASLVAAYGQVFAKLAELGAEKIQLDEPSLVKDLTAEEKSLFLNIYQTLLADKKGLQVLIQTYFGDVRDIYTELTKLPVDAIGLDFVEGKETAALVATGFPADKTLYAGIVNGKNIWRNNYEKSLAILDAIPAQNLVLTTSCSLLHVPFTTANEEFEPAILNHFAFAVEKLSELRDLDAIRKGQGDAALATNKALFALERVGKDRALEERLAGLTDADYTRLPAFAEREAIQRKKLQLPLLPTTTIGSFPQTKDVRSKRLAFRRGEITEAEYDAFLAARTDEWIAWQEEVDFDVLVHGEFERNDMVEYFGQNLSGYLFSKNGWVQSYGMRGVKPPIIWGDVTRLNPITVKWSSYAQSRTNKPVKGMLTGPVTILNWSFPREDITIKESTLQIALAIKEEVLDLEAAGIKIIQIDEAALREKLPLRRSDWYSEYLDWAIPAFRLVHSTVAPDTQIHTHMCYSEFTDIIPAIDNMDADVISFEASRSNLVILDELKAKNFQTQVGPGVYDIHSPRVPAVEEIAHTITAILAKVPKEKVWINPDCGLKTRGERETKESLIHLTQAAKAARKEL; encoded by the coding sequence ATGTCTACAACCATCATCGGCTTCCCTCGTATCGGCGAGCACCGCGAATTGAAATTTATCACTGAAAAATACTTCCGTCAGGAAATTGCCCAAGAAGAGCTCTTGGCTGCAGCCAAAGACCTGCGAGCTAAGCACTGGCAGATCGTCAAAGAAGCTGGTATCACTGAGATTCCAAGCAATGACTTCTCTCATTATGACAATGTTTTGGACGCAGCTGTCCTCTTCAACATTGTTCCCCAATCTATTCAAGCCTTGGACTTAACCGACCTTGAAAAATACTTTGCCCTGGCGCGCGGTTACCAAGGGGAAAAAGGTGATGTCCGTGCAAGACCCATGAAAAAATGGTTCAACACCAACTACCACTACATCGCTCCAGCTATCGAAAAAGATACTGAGATTAAACTAGCTGGCCACAAAATCTTCGATGAATTCCAAGAAGCAAAAGACTTGGGAATCATCACCCGTCCTGTTTTGGTAGGCCCCTTTACCCTCCTTCAACTGACCGAGTTTGAAGATGGGGTGACTGCGGCAGACGTAGCAGCTAGCTTGGTCGCAGCCTATGGACAAGTCTTTGCCAAATTGGCAGAGCTTGGTGCTGAGAAAATCCAGTTGGACGAGCCTAGCCTGGTTAAGGATTTGACCGCAGAAGAAAAATCCCTCTTCCTAAACATCTATCAAACACTCTTGGCAGATAAAAAAGGCCTGCAAGTTCTCATCCAGACCTACTTTGGCGATGTGCGTGATATTTACACAGAATTGACCAAGCTTCCAGTGGATGCCATTGGACTAGATTTTGTTGAAGGCAAGGAAACAGCTGCTCTTGTGGCAACCGGCTTCCCAGCTGATAAAACCCTCTACGCAGGTATCGTCAATGGTAAAAACATCTGGCGGAACAATTATGAGAAGAGTCTGGCTATCCTAGATGCCATTCCAGCCCAAAACCTAGTCTTGACCACCTCTTGCTCCCTCCTTCATGTGCCATTTACAACTGCTAATGAAGAATTTGAGCCTGCCATCCTCAACCACTTTGCCTTTGCTGTTGAAAAATTGAGCGAATTGCGTGATTTGGATGCCATCCGCAAGGGGCAAGGCGATGCAGCCCTAGCAACCAACAAGGCCCTCTTTGCCCTCGAACGGGTTGGCAAAGACAGAGCTTTGGAAGAGCGCCTAGCAGGATTGACAGATGCGGACTATACACGCTTACCTGCCTTTGCTGAGCGCGAAGCCATCCAACGCAAAAAACTCCAGTTACCGCTCTTGCCAACCACCACCATCGGTTCCTTCCCACAAACCAAGGATGTCCGTAGCAAGCGTCTAGCCTTCCGCCGTGGCGAAATCACAGAAGCAGAATACGATGCCTTCCTTGCTGCCCGTACAGATGAATGGATTGCATGGCAGGAAGAAGTGGACTTTGATGTCCTCGTTCACGGTGAATTTGAGCGCAACGACATGGTCGAATACTTCGGTCAAAACCTGTCTGGCTACCTCTTTAGTAAGAACGGATGGGTTCAATCTTACGGTATGCGTGGGGTGAAACCACCAATCATCTGGGGAGATGTCACTCGTCTAAACCCAATTACTGTCAAGTGGTCTAGCTACGCCCAAAGCCGCACAAACAAACCAGTCAAAGGCATGTTGACAGGCCCTGTCACTATCCTCAACTGGTCTTTCCCTCGTGAGGACATTACCATCAAGGAATCTACCCTTCAAATCGCCCTTGCGATTAAGGAGGAGGTTCTTGACCTGGAAGCGGCTGGTATCAAGATTATCCAAATCGACGAAGCTGCCCTTCGTGAAAAATTGCCACTGCGCCGCAGCGACTGGTATAGCGAATACCTTGATTGGGCTATTCCAGCCTTCCGCTTGGTACACTCTACTGTTGCTCCAGATACGCAAATCCACACCCACATGTGTTACAGCGAATTTACCGACATCATCCCAGCCATCGACAATATGGATGCGGACGTTATCTCCTTTGAAGCTAGCCGTTCAAACCTGGTCATCCTCGATGAACTCAAGGCTAAGAACTTCCAAACTCAGGTTGGCCCTGGTGTCTATGACATCCACTCACCGCGGGTCCCTGCCGTTGAAGAAATTGCACATACTATTACAGCAATTCTTGCCAAAGTACCAAAAGAAAAGGTTTGGATCAACCCAGACTGTGGTCTGAAAACACGCGGTGAACGTGAAACAAAAGAAAGCCTTATCCACTTGACACAAGCGGCCAAGGCAGCTAGAAAGGAACTCTAA
- a CDS encoding gamma-glutamyl-gamma-aminobutyrate hydrolase family protein: protein MAKVIVGITGNEKELPAMSGLKYVTVARDLADGVKKAGGLPIVIPMGNPSLAKDYVAMVDKLILSGGQHVDPRFYGEDRTIDSDDYLLARDEFEIALIKEAIRQQKPIFAVCRGMQLLNVALGGSLRQEVSGHWQKDLRGTSHGLKVKPHSRVSQLFGQGSQINSFHHQSIKQLAPGLVATAHDPRDGTIEAFESQGALALLGIQWHPEFLCQNCDQNRLLFDYLVHQL from the coding sequence ATGGCCAAGGTGATTGTTGGAATTACAGGAAATGAAAAGGAACTGCCAGCCATGTCTGGTCTCAAATATGTTACAGTAGCTCGTGATTTAGCTGACGGTGTAAAAAAAGCAGGTGGACTCCCCATCGTCATTCCGATGGGAAATCCTAGTTTAGCCAAAGATTATGTAGCTATGGTAGATAAATTAATCCTATCTGGTGGACAACATGTTGACCCGCGGTTCTATGGAGAAGACAGAACCATTGACAGCGATGACTACCTGCTGGCCCGGGATGAGTTTGAGATTGCTCTTATTAAAGAAGCCATTCGGCAGCAAAAGCCGATTTTTGCTGTTTGCCGAGGGATGCAGTTGCTCAATGTTGCCTTGGGAGGAAGCCTTCGTCAGGAAGTCAGCGGCCACTGGCAAAAAGACTTGCGCGGGACTTCTCATGGTCTCAAGGTCAAGCCTCACAGCCGGGTCAGTCAATTATTTGGTCAAGGAAGCCAAATCAATTCTTTTCACCATCAGAGCATCAAGCAGCTAGCACCGGGCTTGGTGGCAACAGCCCACGATCCTCGTGATGGAACGATTGAAGCATTTGAAAGCCAAGGAGCGCTTGCCTTGTTGGGCATCCAGTGGCACCCAGAGTTTCTCTGCCAGAATTGTGACCAAAATCGCTTGCTCTTTGACTATCTGGTTCACCAGTTATAG
- a CDS encoding MetQ/NlpA family ABC transporter substrate-binding protein — translation MKLKRLFSFAAVAALSFAGLAACASSTDSASTDATTVRVGVMSLSDSEQARWDKIQELLGDEVKLEFTQFTDYSQPNKALAEDQVDINAFQHHNFLNNWNEENNGDLVAIADTYIAPIRLYSGTQDGKNKYTSVDQIPDGAEIAVPNDPTNESRALYLLQAAGLIKVGVSGTALATKADITENKKNLTITELDANQTASSLSSVDAAVVNNTFVLEAGLDYKNALYKEQKDENSSQWYNLIAARKDWESSDKAEAIKKIIEAYHTDEVKKVIEETSDGMDEPVW, via the coding sequence ATGAAATTGAAACGCTTATTCAGTTTTGCAGCAGTAGCTGCACTCTCATTTGCAGGCTTGGCAGCTTGCGCTAGCAGCACAGACTCAGCATCAACAGATGCAACAACGGTTCGCGTTGGTGTGATGAGCTTGAGTGACTCAGAGCAGGCACGTTGGGACAAGATTCAAGAATTGCTTGGTGATGAAGTGAAGCTGGAGTTTACTCAGTTTACTGACTACTCCCAACCAAACAAGGCACTTGCTGAAGACCAAGTGGACATCAATGCCTTCCAGCACCACAACTTCCTCAACAACTGGAATGAAGAAAACAACGGTGACTTGGTAGCTATTGCTGATACCTACATCGCTCCAATCCGTCTGTATTCTGGCACACAAGATGGAAAAAACAAATACACCTCTGTTGACCAAATTCCTGACGGAGCTGAAATCGCAGTTCCAAATGACCCAACGAATGAAAGCCGCGCCCTCTACCTTCTTCAGGCAGCTGGTCTGATTAAGGTTGGTGTTTCTGGTACGGCCTTGGCAACGAAGGCAGACATCACTGAAAACAAAAAGAATTTGACGATCACAGAGTTGGATGCCAACCAAACAGCAAGTTCTCTTAGCTCAGTGGATGCAGCAGTTGTAAACAACACCTTCGTATTGGAAGCTGGTTTGGACTACAAGAATGCTCTTTACAAGGAGCAAAAAGATGAGAACTCTTCTCAATGGTACAACCTGATTGCTGCTCGCAAAGATTGGGAATCATCTGATAAGGCGGAAGCCATCAAGAAAATTATCGAAGCTTACCACACAGATGAAGTGAAAAAAGTAATCGAAGAAACTTCAGACGGTATGGATGAGCCAGTTTGGTAA
- a CDS encoding M20/M25/M40 family metallo-hydrolase produces the protein MSRQEEQIRKFEADALAQAYMEKFRVLISKKSIFAQQVGLLEVASYLKEIFEEAGAQITLDTSFAAPFVMAKFASPRPDAPSLIFYNHYDTVPADGDQLWSSPAFELTIRDGHFYGRGVDDDKGHIIARLTAVEKYLSQHQQLPVNIIFIMEGAEESASVDLDKYLVKYQADLAGADLLVWEQGHRNTLGQLEIAGGNKGIVTFDLTVQSAALDIHSSYGGVIDSASWYLLAALQTMRDANGRILIDGIYEQVIEPNEREMALVEEFALASSQSVTEIYGLTLPTLVEDRKAFLKRLFFEPSITIEGLSTGYLGQGVKTIIPAQASAKMEVRLVPGLEPNDVLDKIRQHLDRHGFGQVEVVFTLGEMSYRSDMSAPAIVKVIDLAKRLTPEGVAVLPTSPGTGPMHTVFHALGVPIAGFGIGNANSRDHAGDENVSIADYYSHIELIEELIASYD, from the coding sequence ATGTCAAGACAGGAAGAACAAATTAGAAAATTTGAAGCGGATGCTTTAGCTCAGGCTTATATGGAGAAGTTTCGGGTTTTAATTTCAAAAAAATCAATCTTTGCCCAGCAAGTGGGTCTCTTGGAGGTGGCTAGCTATCTCAAGGAGATTTTTGAGGAAGCCGGAGCCCAGATAACCTTGGACACTTCATTTGCGGCCCCGTTTGTCATGGCCAAATTCGCAAGTCCAAGACCAGATGCTCCAAGCCTCATCTTCTATAATCACTACGATACAGTACCGGCAGACGGCGACCAGCTGTGGTCCAGCCCCGCCTTTGAATTGACCATTCGAGATGGACATTTTTATGGTCGGGGTGTCGATGATGACAAGGGGCATATTATTGCTCGCCTGACAGCGGTTGAAAAATATCTGAGCCAGCATCAACAACTTCCTGTCAACATCATCTTTATCATGGAAGGGGCGGAAGAGTCTGCCTCTGTTGATTTGGACAAGTATTTGGTCAAATATCAGGCGGACTTAGCAGGAGCAGATTTACTGGTCTGGGAACAGGGGCATCGCAATACCCTGGGCCAGCTGGAAATTGCCGGTGGAAATAAGGGGATTGTCACCTTTGATTTGACGGTTCAATCTGCCGCCTTGGACATTCACTCGTCCTACGGTGGGGTTATTGATTCAGCTAGCTGGTACTTGCTTGCAGCTCTTCAAACCATGCGGGACGCCAATGGTCGTATCCTGATAGATGGTATTTATGAACAGGTTATCGAACCAAACGAGCGAGAAATGGCCTTGGTAGAGGAATTTGCTCTGGCAAGCAGTCAGTCTGTGACTGAAATCTATGGACTAACCTTGCCGACCTTGGTAGAAGACCGCAAGGCTTTTCTGAAGCGTCTTTTCTTTGAACCATCCATCACTATCGAAGGGTTATCAACAGGTTATCTAGGTCAAGGAGTTAAGACGATTATCCCTGCACAGGCTAGTGCCAAGATGGAGGTGCGATTGGTACCGGGTCTTGAGCCAAATGATGTATTGGATAAAATTCGTCAGCACCTAGACCGGCATGGTTTTGGTCAGGTTGAGGTTGTCTTTACGCTTGGCGAGATGAGCTACCGAAGCGACATGTCAGCGCCAGCTATTGTTAAGGTGATTGATTTGGCGAAACGGCTGACTCCAGAAGGAGTGGCGGTACTGCCGACTTCGCCTGGAACAGGGCCTATGCATACAGTCTTTCATGCCCTAGGTGTGCCGATTGCCGGTTTTGGGATTGGAAACGCCAACAGCCGGGATCATGCAGGTGATGAGAATGTCAGCATTGCCGACTATTACAGCCATATTGAACTAATCGAGGAGTTAATTGCAAGTTATGACTAA
- a CDS encoding methionine ABC transporter ATP-binding protein — translation MTKEIIKLDQIDVTFHQKKKTIEAVKDVTIHINQGDIYGIVGYSGAGKSTLVRVINLLQVPTAGKITIDEDVIFEGGKVTLTPEQLRSKRREIGMIFQHFNLMAQMTAEENVAFALKHSGLSKEEKKAKVAKLLELVGLSDRAENYPAQLSGGQKQRVAIARALANDPKILISDESTSALDPKTTKQILALLQELNEKLGLTIVMITHEMQIVKDICNRVAVMQDGRLIEEGSVLEIFSHPQQALTQDFIKTATGIDEALVKIYQQDIVRNLPSDSLLVQLKYAGSSTDTAIINDLYKFYQVSANILYGNIEILDHVPVGEMVVILSGEPNQLHQALEAVTEAKVQVTILKGAN, via the coding sequence ATGACTAAGGAAATAATCAAATTAGACCAAATCGATGTTACCTTCCATCAGAAAAAGAAGACCATCGAAGCAGTCAAGGATGTCACTATCCATATCAACCAAGGGGATATTTACGGTATCGTTGGTTATTCAGGTGCCGGCAAGTCTACCTTGGTGCGGGTTATCAACCTGTTACAGGTACCGACAGCAGGCAAAATCACTATTGACGAGGACGTCATTTTTGAAGGGGGAAAAGTAACCCTGACTCCTGAACAATTGCGGAGCAAGCGCCGTGAAATCGGGATGATCTTCCAGCATTTCAACCTGATGGCCCAGATGACAGCTGAAGAAAATGTGGCCTTTGCTCTCAAGCACTCTGGTCTTTCCAAGGAAGAAAAAAAGGCCAAGGTTGCCAAGTTATTGGAGTTGGTCGGTCTGTCGGATCGGGCGGAGAACTATCCGGCCCAGTTGTCCGGTGGTCAAAAGCAGCGGGTTGCGATTGCGCGTGCCTTAGCCAATGATCCTAAGATTCTGATTTCAGATGAATCTACTTCTGCCCTTGATCCCAAGACGACCAAGCAGATTTTGGCTTTGTTGCAGGAGCTAAACGAGAAATTAGGTCTAACCATTGTCATGATTACGCATGAAATGCAGATTGTTAAAGACATCTGTAATCGTGTGGCGGTGATGCAGGACGGACGTTTAATCGAAGAAGGTTCTGTTCTTGAAATTTTTTCACACCCACAGCAGGCTTTGACTCAGGATTTCATCAAGACAGCAACAGGTATTGATGAAGCCTTGGTGAAAATCTACCAGCAAGACATCGTTCGCAACCTGCCAAGTGACAGTCTGCTAGTTCAGCTTAAGTATGCAGGTTCAAGTACAGACACAGCCATAATCAATGACCTCTATAAGTTTTACCAAGTGTCTGCCAATATTCTCTATGGGAATATCGAGATTTTGGATCATGTCCCAGTCGGTGAGATGGTCGTTATCCTATCCGGTGAGCCTAATCAGCTACACCAAGCCTTGGAAGCTGTAACCGAAGCCAAGGTTCAAGTGACCATTTTGAAAGGAGCAAACTAA